One segment of Pseudophryne corroboree isolate aPseCor3 chromosome 10, aPseCor3.hap2, whole genome shotgun sequence DNA contains the following:
- the LOC134965391 gene encoding nicotinamide N-methyltransferase-like: MGSRADGETKGEGKDDIIRGNSLIDVSLGPNISLLLAISDLFKNITVLKNSKSELEAMEKWMKNHPAAVNFSHVSSKVSDLRVNSDGAQEIETQLRSAIKQVLPCDFTKENITDPVVLEKADCVVSAWMLGTLRTDQTSYMNNMKKLASMLKPGGRLVVFGSLNTGFIRVADAKCNTLSYDENTVRKALTDAGCCVQSIDVKKSMAPDHTIDNTHICCALAVKERDA; this comes from the exons ATATAATCAGAGGAAACTCCTTGATTGACGTCAGCCTCGGTCCGAACATTTCCCTTCTGTTAGCAATTTCGGATCTCTTTAAAAATATCACAGTCCTAAAGAACAGCAAGTCCGAACTCGAAGCAATGGAGAAATGGATGAAGAACCATCCAGCAGCTGTTAATTTTTCTCATGTGTCCAGTAAAGTCTCTGATCTGAGAGTCAACAG tGATGGAGCGCAGGAGATAGAGACGCAGCTGAGATCAGCAATCAAACAAGTCCTACCATGTGACTTTACCAAAGAAAATATCACTGACCCAGTGGTCCTGGAGAAAGCAGATTGTGTTGTCTCTGCATGGATGCTTGGTACACTTAGAACAGACCAAACTTCTTACATGAATAACATGAAGAAACTCGCCTCAATGCTGAAACCAGGAGGGAGACTGGTGGTTTTTGGATCTTTAAATACTGGTTTCATTCGTGTTGCGGACGCCAAGTGTAACACATTATCATATGATGAAAACACAGTCAGGAAGGCTCTTACAGATGCTGGGTGTTGTGTTCAAAGTATTGATGTAAAGAAGAGTATGGCTCCTGATCATACCATAGATAATACACACATTTGTTGTGCACTGGCTGTTAAAGAGAGGGATGCTTAG